Part of the Lampris incognitus isolate fLamInc1 chromosome 1, fLamInc1.hap2, whole genome shotgun sequence genome is shown below.
tccctgcatcggcagagggggtggagcagcgaccaggatggcttggaagagtggggtaatttgccagatacaattgtgtaggaaaaggggggggggatacaattcgttgtaagcatacaatgacaaaataaagtggtttttttcttcttcttgttcggCTACCTAAAAACTTTTTCTGTGGGCTAGAACACATCACCATGCCTGCTCATTCATACACCCTGGCTAGGCTCACCAGCAAGTGAATATGCACCCGTAATTCAGTGCACTCCCATGCAGGTTCATGTTCACAGACATACACATGGGTAGGCAAGGCACGCGCCTTTCTGCTATGCATGCTCACGCACTCTCCTCAGGCTAAAGCTTATTCAGTATGATACTTGATTTTGCAAGATTCATTCAGTTAAAGGTACACGCTGCTGTTTTTGGCATCATCTACTAGATTCAGTGGATAGTAAATTATTTAAAATATGTTTGGCCTGGTAGAAATGCTGCCTTGTGGTGGAAGGGTTGCTGGTTTGTTCCCATGATCAGTGATGTGTAATAGTGGAAAAAGTGCCACTGAGCGAGAACTAACATAACTTTCTTGCAGCCCTCAACTGTAAATGAAATTACTGAAACAAAAACGTTCTGATACAACCAGTGTTGGATTTGCTCTTGACAAAAGTAAGAGGAAAAATATGAAaattgtttgtgtgggtgtgtgtgtgggtgggtgggtcttTCTGACTTAATCTGTTGGTTTGAGAGGGTGGTGGGAGGCAGGGTTATTTGAGGTTGTTCCCCCTTTTTGTCTATGAAGATGTCATTAAACTTCATTAAACTGCAAATTTGTGCTGCTTTACTAGcgtgcacacatgcacccacacaaacaaacatatataCACTCCACACGTCAACGTAGACAGCATACGAAACCAACACACATTGAAATGAcagtacatgcatacacacacacacacatacgtacatacacactgtatatgtacacacactacCCCACAGGCATATAAACATTGACTGGgaagcacagacacacatgcacacacaagcacgcacgaaCACTcaatttgaacacacacacacacacacacacacacacacacacacatacacacacacacacacacacacacacacacacacacacacacacacacaaccaaagtaACACTTACTCTCTTTTCTCATTTTGCAGAACTTTTACAAAGACATCAACCGTGAAGCAATGTATATCAGGTATTAATCTAACAAATCTATGTACATATTTTAAATTCAGACCACGTATggctatggtgtgtgtgtgtgtatgtgagcatgtgtgtgtgcatgaatgcgtgtgtgtgtgtgtgcgcgcatgtgtgtgcgcgcatgtgtgtgcatgtctgtctcagTGTGCTCATGCCTGCGTGTGTGGCTCCATAATCTGACAAGGGATTATATAAGTCTTGCTGAATTAATGTCAAAATCCATGGGATCAGCTCTTGGTCTGACTGCAACATGTGCACTCATTTTAGGGCACATGGAGCGAGGgaggacggggggagagagagagagagttaatgtGAGTGAGGTAGTGAGAAACCGGTGcaggcagggagagagggagagggtgggGAAAGGTTTTTGGAGAATAATGGGCCAAGGAGGAGTAGATGGGGAGGAAGTGAAGGCTAGGGAGAAGTAGACCGAGAGAAGGGAATGACACGGAAGAGGAGTCATGGAGAGAGGGATAGGAAGGCGAGTCAGACAACAAAAGTCAATCGAGAGATCAGGATGGAAGAGAAGAAAGGAATAGAATGAGGAAATAAATAAAAGACATAGAAGCAAGAAGAAAAAATTGCTTTTTTCCTCCTCGGGTTCAGACCGTCAGAAGCACCAGGCTGCTGTGAATGATAGGAGGGGGAAAGTGGATGTGTAGCCAGGATAATGTGTGACAGTGATTGAGCGAAatgaaaatgagagacagagataggCGGATGGGGGGACACAATGTGAgaatgagaaagagaaagagattgAGGGACACTGATTTGAGGAGAGAGACGGTGACTCGGTAACTTTACAGTCAACGTTTAAAGCGGCAGAGTGAGTGACTGGCACAATATGAACACCACAGATACACAAAAGTCCATCCTTCACCATTTTCACAGTATTGACCCTCCAAAGAGAAATGTTGGCCTGTGGTCCTTTGGGACACAAAGCTTAAATCAGATAGCAAGAGGTAGAcagccaaagaaaaaaaaatccaagataaAATCAAAAACAGGTTAAAGGGTGTAAAAgtctgttgtgttaactgttaTCCTCCCTGACAGACTTATAAAACTTTCGTGGCTTCCAAAACATCAAGCAGATATGGACTCAAGGCTTTGACATGCATCACCCCGATTACGGTGGATTATTCTTAGAAAGATGCTCCTTAAATGTGTTTATCATGTTAGtcatatttgtgtgtttttgtgtttatgcagttgtttgtgattttgtgtgtttgtgtgtgtgtgtgtgtgtgtgtgtgtgtgtgtgtgtgtgtgtgtgtgtgtgtgtgcgtgtgcatgtgcagtaaAGTTAGTGTATGAGTAAAGAGTGACTCTAGGGATGGTTGTGCCATTTGCATCTGTTTGAGTGAATATCAAAATGCATCATGGCGATATGATGACTGCCATCGTGTGGAGACGTCATGTGCCACAGTGACATCTAATGGGCAAATTGTAAATTGCATTTTTAGGTGATTCGGactttactctgtgtgtgtgtgtgtgtgtgtgtgtgtgtgtgtgtgtgtgtgtgtgtgtgtgtgtgtgtgtgtgtgtgtgtgtgtgtgtgtgtgtgtgtgtgtgtgtgtgtgcgcgcgcgcccccACTAGATACCTCTACAAACTGAGAGACCTTCATCTGGATGTGGAGAACTACACAGAGGCAGCCTACACCTTGCTTCTCCATTCTCGCTTACTCAAGgtaggacacacatacacacactaaataAGACTCAGAATAGGGTCGTTTTATTGCCAGCTCCAGTCACttcactgcctgcctgcctggccatTTGTCTGTCTGCAATGAGAAGGAAAGTGTTCTGATGGTTCATTAATTCCTCCTATGATGTTGGTCTCCAACATATGAAGTTCCCAGGCTGGTTTATAGCATGGCATTGACCACGGTAGCTGGATTACTAAAATGATTTATGCAATgcatgtgaatttgtgtgtgtgcatttgtacaCATTTGTTGGTTCATACATGGTTCTGCATTTGTGTGAAAGTacaattgtgtgcgtgtgtgcatgtgtgcctgtgtgtgtgcctgaCCTCCCAGGTCTCTTCATCTATTTTATGGGGCTcacagagaggaagagtgggattAGATCATCACAgtctcacactctcactctctctcttgctctctctcttgctctctcttgctctctctctctccgctgtaTCATTATGAGTCAAAGTATactgctaaaaaaaataaagggaacacctaaaaacacaatatagacctcgatgaatgaaatatttcagctgaaagtctttatttattagacagaggaatgtgtttagagcaaaataacctaagaatgatcaatggaaatcaaaatcattagcccattaaggtctggattcagaatcatactcaaaatcaaagtggaaaatgagaacataggctgatccaacttctgtggaaattcttcaagacgattcaaaatgaggctcagtagtgtgtgtggcctccacgtgcctgtatgcactccctacaacgtctgggcatgctcctgatgagacgacagatggtctcctgagggatctcctcccagacctggatcagggcatcggtcaactcctggacagtctgtggtgcgacatcgcgttggcggatggtacgagacatgatgtcccagaggtgctcgattggattcaggtctggggaacgtgcaggccagtccatagcatcaatgccctcgacatacaggaactgctgacacactctggccacatgaggacgagcattgtcatgcatgagcaggaacccagggcccactgcaccagcatatggtctgacaaggggtctgaggatctcatcccggtacctaatggcagtcatggtacctctggctagcacgtagagatctgtgcggccctccaaggatatgcctccccagaccatcactgacccaccgccaaaccggtcatgctggaggatgttgcaggcagcagaacgttctccacagcgtctccagactctctcacgtctgtcacatgtgttcagtgtgaacctgctctcatctgtgaagagcacagggcgccaatggcgaatctgccaaccaagatgttctctggcaaaggtcaatcgggctgcacggtgttgggctgtgagcacaggccccaattgtggacgtcgggccctcataccatcctcatgcattctgtttctcactgtttgagcagaaacctgcacattagtggcctgttgaaggtcgttttgtagggctccggcagtgctcctcctgttcctccttgcacaaaggaccagatagcggtcctgctgtggggttgttgtcctcctgcggccccctccacgtctcctggtgtactggcctgtctcctggtacctcctccatgctctggacactgtgctggagacacatcaaatcttcttgccacagcacgcattgatgtgccatcctggatgagctgcactacctgagcaacttctgtaggttgcagataccgcctcatgccacctctagtggtgagggcactagcaaaatgaaaaactaaccaaagatcggccagaaaagatgaggacaggcaaatggtctgtggccaccacctgcaaatccattccttttataggggttgtcttgcaaattgtctaattccacctggtggaaataagacaatttaccaacaggtgaaattgattcacaaatcagtgttgcttcctaactggacaggttgatatctcaaaagtgtgactgacttggagctacattgcattgcttatgtgttccctttatttttttgagcagtgtagttgaactcattctctctctcatagcCTCCATTAATCTCCAGTGTCTGCCCTACTNNNNNNNNNNNNNNNNNNNNNNNNNNNNNNNNNNNNNNNNNNNNNNNNNNNNNNNNNNNNNNNNNNNNNNNNNNNNNNNNNNNNNNNNNNNNNNNNNNNNNNNNNNNNNNNNNNNNNNNNNNNNNNNNNNNNNNNNNNNNNNNNNNNNNNNNNNNNNNNNNNNNNNNNNNNNNNNNNNNNNNNNNNNNNNNNNNNNNNNNAGACAttgttcctgttttgttttgctctctctgtctctgtctctgtctctgtctctctctctctctctgtctctctctctctgtctctctctcctctctctctgtctctctctctctctctctctctctctctctctctctctctctcctctctctctctctctctctctctctctctctctctctctctctctctcctctctctctctctctctctctctctctctctctctctctctctctctctctctctctctctctcaatctccccAGTGGTCAGATGACATGTGTAGCCCTCAGTTTGAGTTTCACGGCTCCAAACCCAACGGCAGCTCAAAGAGACCCTCTATGACACCATCATTGACTACTTCGACCAGGGCAAGGTCAGCTTTCCTTCAGCTTGtttagatgtgttggtcatatcaAATTACAATCAAAATAGACAtcatggggtgtccaggtggcatagcggtctattccattgcctaccaacacggggattgccggttcaaatccccgtgtacctccgtcttggtcggacatccctacagacacaatggctgtgtctgcaggtgggaagccagatgtgggtatgtgtcctggttgctgcaatagcgcctcctctgattggttggggcgtctgttcgggggggatttgaggggaatagcgtgatcctcccacgtgctacatccctctggcgaaactcctcactgtcatgtgaaaagaagcggctggcgactccacatgtatcaagggaggcatgtggtagtctgcagccctccctggatcagtggagggggtggagcagcgaccgggacggctcgaaagagtgggatatttggccaagtgcaattggggagaaaaatggggaaaaataaaaaaaataaaaaatagacacAGCATTCTTTAATTCTGTTGTCAAACCATTTCATTATTTCTCCAGACAATACTTAAGTTGTTTTTCATtacttgtgctgtgctgtgttgtaaaAATCACAATCAGGACTCAAACTGTGGTTACAGGAACACGTAGACCACTCCCCGAATCTCTCTGAGGAAATTATTTGCTTCGGCAGCTCAGAGTATTTAACAGTCTAACTCATATGTGGTTTTGCTGCTGGCTGTATTGATATATCACTTTCTTTTCACCTTCGTTGTTCCATAAGATAAGCAGGGAGAAAAACAATGGCCTAAAACGAGTTTTCTTAATTAAGTTTGATCAGCAGTCTATGAAATTAGTGTGTGTTACAGTACATGTTCATAATTTAGGCTTCTATAGCCGGCATTCGTTGTATTTAGGCTAAGGACTAGATAACAATATGTACAACCAGCCATGGCCTTTCTGCAGTGAATGGAGATGCCATAGTTATTCAGTATTCTCCCTGGGTTCTTTTTGTTCTCCGTAGCAGTGATGGAAATATTTCTCTCCGCTCTCAAGGGGAAGTAAGACAATAAATTAATTTCTGCTACGACAGGTGCTGGAAATTTATTAGAGGACAGTGTAATGAAGCACAATttggtttctttgtgtgtgtgtgtgtgtatgtgtgtgtgtgtgtgtgtgtgtgtgtgtgtgtgtgtgtgtgtgtgtgtgtgtgtgtgtgtgtgtgtgtgtgtgtgtgtgtgtatagatgtggGAGGAGGCCATCACCCTGTGTAAGGAGCTGGCTGAACAGTATGAGAATGAGATATTTGACTATGAGTTACTCAGCAAGAGACTGGTAAGGTGCCAAACACACCCATCTCCCCAAATCTTTCACATTGTGACTGTTATTCACACTATTTATTTCCCCGCCGATGATTTCTTTTTGATCATGAGGAAATGCTTAAAAGCAAATGATGCTGAGTTAGGTAACATCACTGTTTATAAGGTGCTGATGACGTCATTCAACTGTTTGCAAAATGATTGACATAGCCATCCACCAATCAGTGCTTTGCAGCACCATTAACGGTGGTTtatggtgctgcttgtttttctctCCTTCTTTTGGACTGGAACTGAGTTACCATGCTGTTCCAAAACAATTACCACCAACATTGTTGCGTGGCAATAATAATGCATCTaaaaatatctatctatccatccatccatccatcccaccaaCCTACTACTTCCTCAGAGATTCCACCGAGAGCAATGGAGAGCATTGTAAAACATGTTGTTGAGGAACTTGTAATATCTGCACAATCATTTATCCCTTGGTTTAATTCATATAGGCAGATAGCAGTACAGTTCATCTTGAAGGGTTTGGTTGGACATAGCAACAGTAATGTAGGAAAGATTTAACCTAATTCCAGTGTAGGTCTTGTTTAATGAACCCTAACTTAGTCTGACCATTTCTCCTGCTGTCAACTAAAGGCAGAACAATTCTTTAATCTTGACTAAATATTTACCTGTCTCTGAACATTTGGTCATACCCTAGGGAAAATACAATTTCTTGAGTTGCAAGATGATGAACCAGCAAATTCCCATAGAACATGCAGATATCCCACAGGGACACAGAAAtagatgtttcagtgagcctcatAATTTACCTCACAACATGCCAATGGAAATTTTCACACCTGTGGGAGGTTGAATTACTCCAATCTCCCACCACAACCTCAAAAGACAACTCCAACCATTTAAAAtgtccttttttaaaaaaaaccttacaTTTTGAGAAGAAAGAGTTGTTTGGAAATTACCATGTGACTGTGAAGATATGCTTCCTGTGTGCTGGTTCATCACTGACTGCTCTTACTTTGTAATTTTAAGCAGTCATCCATGTTTCCCTCTATGTGTTTCTTTGATGCCGCATCAGGAGTTATTCTCTCCATACCCATCTTCTGGTCTTGCACTACACCTCTCTCAAGAGAACACCCTGAGAGAATCACACATTTCCCAGCAGCGGGAGAATATTTCTCACCTCATATGTTCGGGAAGGGGTTGCTGCAGCTAATGCTGAATTTATGTGGTTATATAAATGACAGAGTTTGCCCTTGGATTGTGTGTTTTATCTACATCTATCACCCTCAAAGGCCCGACATTCTGCTGAGGGTGGCATTGTCTCCGGCACTGGCTGACAAAATTGCTATAGCTGCACAGTGCATAAGTAAAAATCTTCCCTTGTATGTCTTTGTCTcaccttatctctctctctttatctctctttctctctctccaggaGAAACAAGCTAAATTCTATGAGAACATTATGAAAATCTTAAGGCCTAAGCCAGACTACTTTGCAGTGGGCTACTATGGACAAGGCTACCCTCCCTTCCTCAGGGTTTGTAtgtttgtcagtgtgtttgttttatgcaAAATACATGTCACAGACTCATCTCCCTCTTCACCAGAATGGTCCGGTACAGTGTTAgcggtaatgtggacattgtactggactgttatggtgaagagggagctgagccagaaggcaaagctctcaatttaccagttaattttcgttccaaccctcaccttcggtcatgagctttgggtagtgaccaaaagggtgagatcacagatacaagcagctgaaatgagtttcctctgtagggtgtctgggctcagccttagagatagggtgaggagctcggacatctggggggagctcagagtagagccgctgctccttcatgtcaaaaggagccagttgaggtggttcggggcatctgattaggatgcctcctgggcgccttcctttggaggttttccaggcatgtccaactgggaggagacaccggggtagacccagaactcgctggagggactacatgtccaatctggcctgggaatgtcttgggatcccccaggaggagctggagggcattgctggggagagggacgtcgggagtgccttacttagcttgctgccacggcgacccgaccccggagaagtggctatgatgagatgagatgagatgtgtcatggtgaaaatgaaatgacaaacaacAAATGGTCTGACGTGACTCGAACGCATCAGTTTTATCTTCTCAAAGACCAGATATACTTGGACCGTCCATTTATCACTGTTATTTAGGTTACAAACTAACAGGCCGATTCAAGTATGATCTACACTGCCGTGTTGCTCTTGGTTCTGGCATGCAGAGAGGAGTAAATATTAACCTTTCTAGCATTGTCCCAGTTTACCATCTGTGGAGTATAATATTACCTGATAATGGGTGGTAGcttatgacagacacacacacacac
Proteins encoded:
- the LOC130125082 gene encoding dedicator of cytokinesis protein 2-like; the encoded protein is MVGPILEMTLIPEEELRRATIPIFFDMITCEYAHSGNFLKFENEIILKLDHEVEGGGGDERYMQLLEAILLECAAEKPALKPEVEHFVTLVKGLLVRLLDYRTVRSDDSRNNRMSCTVNLLNFYKDINREAMYIRYLYKLRDLHLDVENYTEAAYTLLLHSRLLKWSDDMCSPQFEFHGSKPNGSSKRPSMTPSLTTSTRARCGRRPSPCVRSWLNSMRMRYLTMSYSARDWRNKLNSMRTL